From a region of the Janthinobacterium sp. 61 genome:
- the glnA gene encoding type I glutamate--ammonia ligase, whose translation MAMTAAEVLKMVEENEVKFVDFRFADTRGKEQHVTVPVSHFDMDKFESGHAFDGSSIAGWKGIEASDMILLPDPNTANIDPFMEETTLFMQCDVIEPSDGKGYDRDPRSIAKRAEAYLKSSGMGDTAYFGPEPEFFIFDSVRWKIDMSGCFVKIGSDEGSWSTGKDIEGGNSGHRPTVKGGYFPVPPVDSFQDMRSEMCLILESLGIPVEVHHHEVAGAGQNEIGTKFSTLVERADWTQNLKYVVWNVAHSYGKTATFMPKPIVGDNGSGMHVHQSVWKDGKNLFAGDGYAGLSDFALYYIGGIIKHAKALNAITNPGTNSYKRLVPGYEAPVKLAYSAKNRSASIRIPHVANPKGRRVEARFPDPLANPYLCFAALLMAGLDGVANKIHPGEAASKDLYHLPPEEDALIPTVCASLEEALEALDKDREFLTRGGVFSDSMIDAYLELKMQDVQRMRMTTHPAEFDMYYSL comes from the coding sequence ATGGCAATGACAGCCGCAGAAGTCTTGAAGATGGTAGAAGAAAACGAAGTCAAATTCGTTGATTTCCGCTTTGCTGATACCCGTGGTAAAGAGCAGCACGTGACGGTTCCCGTGTCGCACTTCGACATGGACAAATTCGAGTCGGGCCACGCCTTTGACGGTTCTTCGATCGCTGGCTGGAAAGGCATTGAAGCGTCCGACATGATCTTGCTGCCGGATCCAAACACGGCCAATATCGACCCGTTCATGGAAGAAACCACGCTGTTCATGCAGTGCGACGTGATCGAACCGTCGGACGGCAAGGGCTATGACCGCGACCCGCGCTCGATCGCGAAACGCGCCGAAGCCTACCTGAAATCGTCGGGCATGGGCGACACCGCCTACTTTGGCCCTGAGCCAGAATTCTTCATCTTCGACAGCGTGCGCTGGAAGATCGACATGTCGGGCTGCTTCGTCAAGATCGGTTCGGACGAAGGTTCGTGGTCGACTGGCAAGGACATCGAAGGCGGCAACAGCGGCCACCGTCCTACCGTCAAGGGCGGCTACTTCCCGGTGCCACCAGTGGACAGCTTCCAGGACATGCGTTCGGAAATGTGCCTGATTCTGGAATCGCTGGGCATCCCGGTCGAGGTACATCATCACGAAGTCGCCGGCGCCGGTCAGAATGAAATCGGCACCAAGTTCTCGACCCTGGTCGAGCGCGCCGACTGGACGCAAAACCTGAAATACGTGGTGTGGAACGTGGCGCACAGCTATGGCAAGACCGCCACCTTCATGCCGAAACCTATCGTTGGCGACAACGGTTCGGGCATGCACGTGCATCAATCCGTATGGAAAGATGGCAAAAACCTGTTCGCTGGCGACGGCTATGCCGGCCTGTCCGATTTCGCCCTGTACTACATCGGCGGTATCATCAAGCACGCCAAGGCACTGAACGCAATTACCAACCCGGGCACCAACTCGTACAAGCGTCTGGTACCTGGCTACGAAGCTCCGGTGAAACTGGCGTACTCGGCGAAAAACCGTTCCGCCTCGATCCGTATCCCGCACGTAGCCAATCCAAAAGGCCGCCGCGTCGAAGCGCGTTTCCCGGATCCACTGGCGAACCCGTACCTGTGCTTCGCCGCACTGCTGATGGCTGGCCTGGACGGCGTTGCCAACAAGATCCATCCGGGCGAAGCCGCCTCGAAAGATCTGTACCATCTGCCGCCAGAAGAAGACGCACTGATCCCTACCGTGTGCGCTTCGCTGGAAGAAGCACTGGAAGCCCTGGACAAGGACCGCGAGTTCCTGACCCGTGGCGGCGTGTTCAGCGATTCCATGATCGATGCCTACCTGGAACTGAAAATGCAGGACGTACAGCGCATGCGCATGACCACGCATCCTGCCGAGTTCGACATGTACTACTCGCTGTAA
- the glnL gene encoding nitrogen regulation protein NR(II): MTIDNHSSRPAHLAGLDLLASAVILLDGDGRISYANAAAENLLESSLKALSRQKLTALFLNPDELAGICAQALEHQFSDLRQDLSLERLGREPLRVHSIVSALDASRDGVLIELRENVQQLKLDREERILDQSQVNKELIRNLAHEIKNPLGGIRGAAQLLELELPALHLSELREYTQVIIKEADRLQTLVDRLLAPHRRPHIVGDVNIHEVCERVRSLILAEFPSGLTISRDYDASIPEFRGDKEQLIQTVLNIAHNAAQALAERIEAGDAELIFKTRVARQVTLAKVRYNLALDLHIIDNGPGIAPQIRDRIFYPLVSGREGGSGLGLTLAQTFVQQHLGVIECESRPGYTDFRIVLPLP; this comes from the coding sequence ATGACAATAGACAACCATTCCAGTCGTCCCGCCCACCTGGCCGGCCTTGATTTGCTGGCCTCGGCAGTGATCCTGCTCGATGGCGACGGGCGCATCAGCTATGCCAACGCGGCGGCGGAAAACCTGCTGGAAAGCTCGTTGAAAGCCCTGTCGCGGCAAAAGCTCACGGCGCTGTTCTTGAATCCCGACGAACTGGCCGGCATCTGTGCGCAGGCGCTCGAACATCAGTTTTCCGACTTGCGCCAGGACCTGAGCCTGGAGCGCCTGGGGCGCGAGCCGCTGCGCGTGCACAGCATCGTCAGCGCCCTCGACGCGTCGCGCGACGGCGTGCTGATCGAGCTGCGCGAAAACGTGCAGCAGTTAAAACTCGACCGCGAAGAACGCATCCTCGACCAGAGCCAGGTCAACAAGGAGCTGATCCGCAACCTGGCGCATGAAATCAAGAATCCGCTGGGCGGCATCCGCGGCGCGGCCCAGCTGCTGGAGCTGGAATTGCCGGCCCTGCATCTGAGCGAGTTGCGCGAATACACGCAAGTCATCATCAAGGAAGCGGACCGCCTGCAAACCCTGGTCGACCGCTTGCTGGCGCCGCACCGCCGCCCGCACATCGTGGGCGACGTGAATATCCACGAAGTGTGCGAGCGCGTGCGCAGCCTGATCCTGGCCGAATTTCCCAGTGGTCTCACCATTTCGCGCGATTACGACGCCTCGATCCCCGAGTTTCGCGGCGACAAGGAGCAATTGATACAAACCGTGCTCAACATCGCGCACAACGCGGCGCAAGCCCTGGCCGAGCGCATCGAGGCGGGCGATGCGGAGCTGATTTTCAAGACGCGCGTGGCCCGCCAGGTGACCCTGGCCAAGGTCCGCTACAACCTGGCATTAGACTTGCATATCATTGACAATGGACCGGGCATCGCACCCCAGATCCGCGACCGGATTTTCTACCCGCTGGTGTCGGGCAGGGAAGGCGGCAGTGGGCTGGGACTGACCTTGGCGCAAACCTTCGTGCAACAGCACCTGGGCGTGATCGAGTGCGAAAGCCGGCCTGGATACACCGATTTCAGGATCGTTCTACCCTTGCCATAA
- a CDS encoding DUF4124 domain-containing protein: MTKHYRMALMAGLLGAAAQAHGQLYVCADAQGHKTYTDKRAGAHCQLLDLPGAMTEPPRKTAPLAGAPARPATQALATAAPAAGAFPKVDGAEQRARDLDRRQILQDELRSEEQKLVAQRLELNAGQAERQGNERNYAKYQERVAQLKDNISRTQQNVEALKREIANIR; encoded by the coding sequence TTGACCAAGCATTACAGAATGGCGCTGATGGCAGGATTGCTGGGCGCGGCGGCACAGGCGCACGGGCAGTTGTATGTGTGCGCCGATGCACAAGGACACAAGACGTACACGGACAAGCGTGCCGGCGCGCATTGCCAGTTGCTCGATTTGCCCGGCGCCATGACGGAGCCGCCACGCAAGACGGCGCCGCTGGCCGGTGCGCCTGCCCGGCCCGCCACGCAGGCGCTGGCCACGGCGGCGCCTGCCGCCGGCGCGTTTCCCAAGGTCGATGGCGCCGAGCAGCGCGCGCGCGACCTGGACCGGCGCCAGATCCTGCAGGACGAATTACGCAGCGAAGAGCAGAAACTGGTGGCCCAGCGCCTGGAATTGAACGCAGGACAAGCTGAGCGCCAGGGCAATGAGCGTAACTATGCGAAATACCAGGAACGGGTGGCGCAGTTGAAGGACAACATTAGCCGGACACAGCAAAACGTCGAGGCCCTGAAACGCGAGATCGCCAATATCCGATGA